The following proteins are co-located in the Roseovarius arcticus genome:
- a CDS encoding TorD/DmsD family molecular chaperone, whose product MTLARAHPQIDEEDRLRADLYNYLGVMLARAPDEMLLAQTAGLSGDASPLGQAIEGLARVAKVTKPKSAVTEYNALFIGLGRGELLPYASYYMTGFLNEKPLANLRADMAALGMTRAENTFEPEDNIASLMEMMGGMIVGRFGNVAPLARQKEFYSKHIRPWATHFFADLKGAKASVLYASVGAVGAEFLDIEQEAFRMMAG is encoded by the coding sequence ATGACATTGGCAAGAGCCCATCCGCAGATTGACGAAGAGGATCGCCTGCGGGCTGATCTCTACAATTATCTCGGCGTCATGCTGGCGCGTGCGCCCGATGAAATGTTGTTGGCGCAGACCGCGGGGCTGAGCGGCGATGCGTCACCTCTGGGGCAGGCGATTGAGGGGCTGGCCCGCGTTGCAAAAGTGACCAAGCCCAAATCCGCCGTCACGGAATATAATGCCTTGTTCATCGGCCTTGGGCGCGGCGAATTGCTGCCCTACGCGAGCTACTACATGACCGGGTTTCTAAATGAGAAGCCGCTGGCAAATTTGCGCGCCGACATGGCGGCACTGGGAATGACGCGGGCAGAAAACACGTTCGAGCCGGAGGACAACATCGCCTCGCTGATGGAAATGATGGGCGGCATGATCGTCGGACGTTTTGGCAATGTGGCCCCATTGGCGCGCCAGAAAGAATTCTACAGCAAGCATATCCGCCCATGGGCCACGCATTTCTTTGCGGATCTGAAAGGGGCTAAGGCGTCGGTGCTCTACGCTTCGGTTGGGGCAGTGGGAGCCGAGTTTTTGGATATTGAGCAAGAGGCATTTCGCATGATGGCAGGCTAG
- a CDS encoding DUF3306 domain-containing protein codes for MTRIPTFWDRRRAAVEAETEANAAAQQAALELHEQEALAEKSDEEILAELELPDPDTLTKGDDFAAFMAKAVPEHLRKRALRKLWRSNPVLACVDGLNDYDDDYLAGSYGNAPIQTNYQVGKGLLAHVLKVAQAEEFNTDDQALLDKEDKSAQDEIGEDPVATIKMPAPDVALDKELAPQDMDDGRPRRMVFHFDGNTS; via the coding sequence ATGACCCGAATCCCTACATTCTGGGACCGCCGCCGTGCCGCCGTCGAGGCCGAGACAGAGGCAAATGCCGCCGCCCAGCAGGCCGCTCTTGAACTGCACGAGCAGGAAGCCCTCGCTGAGAAAAGCGACGAGGAAATCTTGGCTGAGTTGGAGTTGCCTGATCCAGACACCTTGACCAAAGGGGACGATTTCGCCGCATTCATGGCCAAGGCGGTGCCAGAGCACCTCCGCAAACGCGCGCTGCGCAAGTTGTGGCGTAGCAATCCTGTCCTGGCTTGTGTGGATGGGCTGAACGATTACGACGATGACTATTTGGCCGGTAGCTATGGAAATGCTCCGATTCAGACGAATTATCAGGTCGGCAAGGGATTGCTGGCGCATGTGCTGAAGGTTGCGCAAGCCGAAGAATTCAACACCGACGATCAGGCGCTACTCGACAAAGAAGACAAATCGGCACAAGATGAGATTGGCGAAGACCCGGTCGCAACGATCAAGATGCCTGCACCGGACGTCGCACTGGATAAGGAACTAGCGCCGCAAGACATGGACGACGGCAGGCCTCGCCGGATGGTTTTTCACTTTGACGGGAACACCTCATGA
- a CDS encoding DUF3305 domain-containing protein, with translation MFQPAGASLTFVFPNSQSIPLGVVVRKSPGVTRWAKWAWRAVGMLPGAGPADWTVLRSEGGVTEFHAATVPLELYVSDTEAYAYELQTRQPSVYIVLTPDASVRGIPWKVTLVTASPYEAQDYCDSAEALVEKVAMPDGMQAWVADFVTRHHEEAAFVKRKRRDWRGEEGEDGIGDARIAQDSDVYRSPRRSAGALK, from the coding sequence GTGTTTCAGCCAGCGGGTGCCAGCTTGACCTTCGTCTTTCCCAACTCCCAATCCATCCCCCTTGGGGTCGTGGTCCGGAAGTCGCCAGGCGTGACGCGCTGGGCGAAATGGGCGTGGCGGGCAGTAGGTATGCTGCCCGGTGCGGGGCCAGCTGACTGGACCGTTCTGCGAAGCGAGGGCGGCGTGACTGAGTTTCACGCAGCAACCGTGCCGCTTGAACTGTATGTGTCCGATACTGAGGCATATGCCTATGAGCTTCAGACCCGGCAGCCGTCCGTCTATATCGTGCTCACCCCGGACGCCTCGGTGCGGGGTATACCATGGAAAGTGACGCTTGTGACGGCGTCGCCCTATGAGGCGCAGGACTACTGCGATTCTGCCGAAGCGCTGGTCGAAAAGGTGGCGATGCCGGATGGCATGCAGGCTTGGGTCGCCGATTTCGTCACTCGCCACCACGAGGAAGCGGCGTTCGTGAAGCGCAAGCGCCGCGATTGGCGGGGCGAGGAGGGCGAGGACGGTATCGGCGACGCGCGCATTGCGCAGGACAGCGATGTATATCGTTCGCCTCGCCGTAGCGCGGGTGCGCTGAAATGA
- a CDS encoding 4Fe-4S binding protein produces MKKSLLICDCLGTQTIDAAALKAATGLECSRLHTALCQSQIALAAKAMEGGEVLIACQQEAGRFADLAEDIAAPMPEFVDVRDRAGWTADTAGTTPKMAALLADAALPQPPLKTIDVASDGICLIIGAPEVAFAAAEKLADILAVTVMAPTGADIPVTGRYNCCTGRLHSVSGTLGAFRISIDAFQQVLPGGRGAAQLTEPRDGAQSECDLILDLTGDTPLFPAPEKRDGYLRADPGSLPAVADAILAASQLVGTFEKPLYIRLETSLCAHSRAAQPACSNCLNVCPTGAILPAGEHVSIDPLICAGCGACSAVCPSGAISYDAPPVDHIFRRIGTLASTYRKAGGQSGALLVHDVHGGEMIRLAARYGNGLPAHVIPLEIDALAMFGHAEMLAALASGFARVDILLAPNSDRDVLQGQAELAAAMGAGDAVALLDIADPDALSDHLFDRAPAAGAAITPILPQGSRRQIARLAAKALSPDAQIIPLPANAPYGAVIVDTDACTLCLACVSLCPSGALMDNPDMPQLRFQEDACLQCGLCANVCPEDAITLKPQIDLTDAALSQVVLNEEEPFACVECGSLFGVKSTVERIMEKLAGNHAMFANPTASRMIQMCDNCRVQAHFHSQNNPFAGKERPRVRTTEDYLSKRKDH; encoded by the coding sequence ATGAAAAAATCTCTGCTGATTTGTGATTGTCTCGGCACCCAGACCATTGATGCGGCTGCGCTAAAGGCGGCGACGGGGCTGGAATGTTCGCGGCTGCACACCGCCCTCTGCCAATCCCAGATCGCCCTCGCCGCCAAAGCGATGGAAGGCGGGGAGGTTTTAATCGCCTGCCAGCAAGAGGCTGGCCGCTTTGCCGATCTGGCCGAAGACATTGCCGCGCCCATGCCGGAGTTTGTCGATGTACGCGACCGCGCAGGCTGGACAGCTGACACCGCGGGCACCACACCAAAAATGGCCGCATTGCTGGCAGACGCCGCGCTACCACAGCCGCCGCTCAAGACAATTGACGTTGCGTCAGACGGGATCTGCCTGATCATCGGTGCGCCAGAGGTCGCGTTTGCCGCCGCCGAAAAGCTGGCCGATATATTGGCGGTGACGGTGATGGCGCCAACTGGCGCAGATATACCAGTAACTGGCCGCTATAATTGCTGCACCGGGCGGCTGCACAGTGTCTCTGGGACGCTTGGGGCGTTCCGCATTTCGATCGACGCATTCCAGCAGGTATTGCCGGGCGGACGCGGCGCGGCGCAACTGACAGAGCCACGCGATGGCGCGCAGTCCGAATGTGATCTGATCCTTGATTTGACCGGAGACACGCCCCTCTTTCCCGCTCCGGAAAAGCGCGACGGATACCTGCGCGCCGATCCCGGCAGCTTGCCTGCAGTGGCAGATGCCATTCTGGCCGCCAGCCAATTGGTCGGCACGTTTGAAAAACCGCTTTATATTCGGTTAGAGACTTCTCTTTGCGCCCATTCCCGCGCTGCACAGCCCGCCTGCTCTAACTGCCTGAATGTCTGCCCGACCGGCGCAATCCTGCCCGCGGGCGAGCATGTCAGCATCGACCCACTTATCTGCGCCGGATGTGGCGCATGCTCTGCGGTTTGTCCTTCGGGCGCGATCAGCTATGACGCGCCGCCAGTGGACCATATTTTCCGCCGCATTGGCACGCTTGCCTCGACCTATCGCAAGGCGGGCGGCCAGTCGGGCGCATTATTGGTCCACGATGTGCACGGGGGCGAGATGATCCGCCTTGCTGCGCGGTACGGCAACGGCCTGCCCGCTCACGTGATCCCGCTAGAGATCGACGCGCTTGCCATGTTTGGCCATGCTGAAATGCTGGCCGCGCTGGCCAGTGGGTTTGCCCGTGTCGATATCCTGCTCGCCCCCAACAGCGACCGGGACGTCCTGCAGGGTCAGGCAGAACTGGCCGCGGCGATGGGCGCGGGCGATGCCGTGGCCCTGCTGGATATTGCTGACCCTGACGCGCTATCGGACCATCTGTTTGACCGCGCTCCAGCGGCCGGCGCAGCGATCACGCCAATTCTGCCGCAAGGATCGCGCCGCCAAATCGCACGCCTCGCCGCAAAGGCCCTGTCGCCCGATGCGCAAATCATCCCGCTCCCCGCCAACGCGCCATACGGGGCGGTGATCGTCGACACCGACGCCTGCACGCTCTGCCTTGCCTGCGTGTCCCTGTGCCCGTCTGGCGCGCTAATGGATAATCCCGACATGCCGCAACTGCGCTTTCAGGAGGATGCGTGCCTGCAATGCGGCCTTTGCGCCAATGTCTGCCCCGAGGACGCGATCACCTTAAAGCCGCAGATTGACCTGACCGACGCGGCCCTGAGCCAAGTGGTCCTGAACGAAGAAGAACCGTTTGCCTGCGTCGAATGCGGTAGCCTGTTTGGCGTCAAATCCACGGTCGAGCGGATCATGGAAAAGCTGGCCGGCAATCACGCGATGTTCGCCAATCCTACCGCCTCGCGGATGATTCAGATGTGCGACAACTGCCGCGTTCAGGCGCATTTTCATTCCCAAAACAACCCGTTTGCGGGCAAGGAACGCCCGCGCGTACGGACGACCGAGGACTACTTGTCCAAGCGCAAGGATCACTAA